A window from Methanobrevibacter sp. V74 encodes these proteins:
- the hacA gene encoding homoaconitase large subunit: MNITEKILSAKAGHEVTPGEIIEIPVDLAMSHDGTSPPAIKTFEKISNKVWDSEKIAIIFDHNVPANTIGSAEFQKVCRNFINEQNITKNFIHGEGICHQVVPEMGLVEPGKVIVGADSHTCTYGAFGAFSTGMGATDLAMVWATGKTWFMVPQAIKINVTGKLNEYIAPKDIILNIIGNVGIAGATYKTAEFTGETIENMGVEGRATMCNMAIEMGAKNGIMEPNNEVIQYICQKTNKKESELNIVRSDKDAVYEKELNFDISDLEPQIACPNDVDNVKDISKIDGTSIDQCLIGSCTNGRLSDLKEAAEILKDNEIDDSVRLLILPASREIYKEAMHLGFIDTFIDAGAIICNPGCGPCLGGHMGVLSKGESCISTTNRNFKGRMGDPKSEVYLSSSKVVAASAITGVITNPKDL; this comes from the coding sequence ATGAATATTACTGAAAAAATCTTATCTGCAAAAGCGGGCCATGAAGTAACCCCTGGAGAAATCATAGAAATTCCAGTTGACCTTGCAATGTCTCATGATGGAACAAGCCCCCCTGCAATTAAAACATTTGAAAAAATATCCAACAAAGTATGGGATTCGGAAAAAATAGCCATTATCTTTGACCACAATGTCCCTGCAAATACTATCGGTTCGGCAGAATTTCAAAAAGTCTGTAGGAATTTTATAAACGAGCAAAATATCACAAAAAACTTCATTCATGGGGAGGGAATTTGCCATCAGGTAGTTCCTGAAATGGGTCTTGTCGAACCTGGAAAAGTTATCGTTGGTGCTGATTCGCATACCTGCACCTATGGTGCATTCGGAGCATTTTCAACTGGTATGGGAGCAACTGACCTTGCAATGGTCTGGGCAACTGGCAAAACATGGTTTATGGTTCCTCAAGCCATTAAAATAAATGTTACAGGAAAACTGAATGAATACATTGCTCCTAAAGACATCATACTAAACATTATCGGCAATGTAGGAATAGCTGGCGCAACTTATAAGACTGCAGAATTTACAGGTGAAACTATCGAAAATATGGGCGTTGAAGGAAGAGCGACCATGTGTAATATGGCAATTGAAATGGGTGCTAAAAATGGCATAATGGAACCGAATAATGAAGTAATCCAATACATTTGCCAAAAAACAAATAAAAAAGAGTCTGAATTAAATATTGTTAGGTCTGATAAAGATGCAGTTTATGAAAAAGAACTCAATTTTGACATTAGTGATTTAGAACCGCAAATTGCCTGTCCAAATGATGTGGATAATGTAAAGGACATCTCAAAAATTGATGGAACATCAATTGACCAATGCCTAATTGGATCATGCACTAATGGAAGACTTTCAGATTTAAAAGAAGCCGCTGAAATTTTAAAAGACAATGAAATTGACGACAGCGTTAGACTGCTAATTCTTCCAGCTTCAAGAGAAATATACAAAGAGGCGATGCATCTAGGTTTCATTGATACATTTATTGATGCCGGAGCCATCATTTGTAATCCTGGCTGTGGTCCGTGTCTTGGAGGACATATGGGCGTTTTATCCAAAGGAGAATCCTGCATTTCCACTACCAATCGTAACTTTAAAGGCAGAATGGGAGATCCTAAATCTGAAGTATACTTATCCAGCTCCAAAGTAGTAGCGGCATCAGCCATTACTGGAGTTATTACAAATCCAAAAGATTTATAG
- a CDS encoding TATA-box-binding protein, with the protein MTDVDIKIENIVASASIGKDIVLTEVSEALEGVNFNREQFPGLVFKLKDPKTAALIFSSGKLVCTGAKSIDDSRLAIKKTVDLMRSIDTEIPHEFDIKIQNIVASANLESTLNLEAVALELENTEYEPEQFPGLVYRLSDPKVVLLLFGSGKVVCTGAKTKSDAKLGVERAYDRLSELDLL; encoded by the coding sequence TTGACCGATGTTGATATTAAAATTGAAAACATTGTTGCTTCTGCAAGCATTGGAAAAGATATTGTCTTAACTGAAGTATCTGAAGCTTTGGAAGGGGTTAATTTTAATCGTGAACAGTTTCCGGGATTGGTATTTAAACTCAAAGATCCTAAAACAGCAGCATTAATTTTTAGCTCTGGTAAGCTTGTTTGTACTGGAGCAAAATCTATAGATGATTCTAGATTAGCAATTAAAAAAACTGTCGACTTGATGAGGAGTATTGATACTGAAATTCCTCACGAATTCGATATTAAAATTCAAAACATTGTGGCTTCTGCAAACTTAGAATCCACATTAAACTTAGAAGCAGTCGCTTTAGAATTGGAAAATACTGAATACGAACCTGAACAATTCCCTGGTTTGGTATACAGATTATCTGACCCTAAAGTTGTATTGTTATTATTTGGTTCTGGTAAAGTGGTTTGTACCGGTGCTAAAACCAAAAGCGACGCTAAACTTGGTGTCGAAAGAGCTTACGATAGATTAAGTGAGCTAGATTTATTATAA
- a CDS encoding flippase — translation MGQITTIFKNMSWILISQIIASICGFIWTILIARYLGVQEYGILGFATSLTAILSITSDWGISTHIVRHIATNYESSPKYLGNALPLKSIFAIGTLFLTCILLLIMKSDEITLTVTLLFTLEIIIKSFINLLNGAFQAFEEGKYQGIGNTLLNSLLLIFILIAIFTDLGIIGIAISYLIANFITLTFEYYYLNKKITKPKFELDTTFCKKITLYSLPFAISSLLYSIYFSIDVVMLTHISGNYATGVYNAAYKLITVLTVFYTAYTAVIFPVMSKFFKENEKILTIIYEKSIKYLMLIMIPLSIATQIYATDIVQLIYGQEYYASAQILSILIWTVCLLFIASPGNILLDSSHKEVTVTKIYAIVAVFNIILNFILIPKFSFIGAAIATVLSDILIVIIQKYIIHKIGHKPNKKLYTDLIKITIGSIVLGIALYFLNLNMWIAIPIGIMIYLTVVYLLKVFDNDDKYVIKEILGKN, via the coding sequence ATGGGCCAAATAACAACAATATTTAAAAATATGAGTTGGATATTAATTTCGCAAATCATAGCAAGCATATGTGGATTTATTTGGACTATTCTAATAGCAAGATACCTTGGAGTTCAGGAATATGGAATTTTAGGATTTGCCACCTCATTAACTGCTATTCTATCAATTACTAGTGATTGGGGCATCAGCACCCATATTGTTCGCCATATTGCAACAAATTATGAATCATCCCCAAAATATCTAGGAAATGCACTTCCATTAAAATCCATTTTTGCAATAGGTACATTATTTTTGACATGTATATTATTATTAATAATGAAATCTGATGAGATTACACTTACAGTGACATTACTCTTCACCCTAGAAATAATAATCAAATCATTCATTAATTTATTAAATGGAGCATTCCAAGCATTTGAAGAAGGAAAATATCAAGGAATAGGCAATACTTTATTAAATTCTTTATTACTCATATTTATTCTAATTGCAATTTTCACGGATTTAGGAATCATTGGAATCGCAATTTCTTATTTAATAGCTAATTTTATTACATTAACTTTTGAATATTATTATCTAAATAAAAAAATTACAAAACCAAAATTTGAATTAGATACAACTTTCTGTAAAAAAATAACATTATATTCGCTTCCTTTTGCTATATCAAGTTTATTATACTCAATTTACTTCTCAATAGATGTTGTAATGTTAACCCATATTTCAGGCAATTATGCTACGGGAGTGTATAATGCAGCATACAAATTAATTACTGTTTTAACAGTATTTTATACTGCATATACTGCAGTAATATTTCCAGTAATGAGTAAATTTTTTAAAGAGAATGAAAAAATTTTAACAATAATATATGAAAAATCAATTAAATATTTAATGTTAATTATGATTCCTCTATCAATAGCAACACAAATTTATGCAACAGATATTGTCCAATTAATATATGGACAAGAATATTATGCCTCTGCACAAATTTTATCAATTTTAATATGGACTGTCTGTCTATTATTTATAGCTAGTCCCGGAAACATACTATTAGATTCATCACACAAAGAAGTAACTGTTACAAAAATTTACGCTATAGTTGCAGTATTTAATATCATTTTAAATTTTATTTTAATCCCAAAATTTTCATTTATAGGAGCTGCAATTGCAACCGTATTAAGTGATATCTTGATTGTGATAATCCAAAAATATATAATCCATAAAATTGGCCATAAACCAAATAAAAAACTATACACTGATTTAATAAAAATCACCATAGGATCAATAGTTTTAGGAATCGCACTCTACTTCTTAAACTTAAATATGTGGATAGCCATACCTATTGGAATAATGATTTACTTAACAGTTGTTTACCTCTTAAAAGTCTTTGATAATGATGATAAATACGTGATAAAAGAAATTCTAGGTAAAAATTAG
- the serB gene encoding phosphoserine phosphatase SerB, with amino-acid sequence MIKLVVFDLDNVIIDGEAIDEIGKLANVEEDIAEITEKAMQGEIDFETSIKDRVQLLEGTSIEEIQKVASELPLMAGALDTINGLKEKNIDVAIISGSFDVVASEVCDKLGVEAVYTNSFTVEDGKLTGEVTGPLVSGSKLDVLKDHVEKAGIALEDVVAVGDGANDISMIESAGCGIAFNAKDSVKEIADVVVEEKDLTKVLDKILNQLTAEEETVEEAEDASEEKPEFVLADTMEGVRKQKNEKEAEIAKAADEREEFNKIAREHRRIRDELNASLKENLNKAIEYKNERNEINKDVEAAKRARNEANIKIKNIEWNSGKRDKVKIENEIKKIDKIIETRVLDIKKENQLVKNANDLRKQLMDIHEDESVKAEADELRKLSEKEHEKVIELSEKAQTAHEEMLKYFRKTDDIRTAADEAHKNFIEARKNASAKHEEFKAILSDIHVINKKLGSNKPKRRKPDNKGSSGPNKNREERQRAQQIFEKFKKGGKVSTEEILLLQKYNIG; translated from the coding sequence TTGATTAAACTTGTAGTATTTGACTTAGATAATGTTATTATTGATGGTGAAGCAATAGATGAGATAGGAAAATTAGCAAATGTTGAAGAAGACATAGCTGAAATTACTGAAAAAGCTATGCAAGGTGAAATAGACTTTGAAACTTCTATTAAAGACAGAGTTCAACTTCTTGAAGGAACTTCAATTGAGGAAATCCAAAAAGTTGCTAGCGAACTTCCATTAATGGCTGGTGCTCTTGACACCATCAATGGCTTGAAGGAAAAAAATATTGATGTGGCTATCATCAGTGGTAGTTTTGATGTAGTGGCTAGCGAAGTTTGCGACAAACTCGGAGTTGAAGCAGTTTACACTAACAGTTTCACAGTCGAAGATGGTAAATTAACTGGCGAAGTGACTGGTCCTTTAGTTTCTGGTTCTAAATTAGATGTATTAAAAGACCATGTTGAAAAAGCAGGAATTGCACTTGAAGATGTAGTTGCTGTTGGAGATGGCGCAAACGACATTTCTATGATTGAATCAGCTGGTTGCGGAATTGCATTCAATGCAAAAGATTCTGTAAAGGAAATAGCTGATGTTGTAGTAGAAGAAAAAGACTTAACCAAAGTCTTAGATAAAATCCTTAATCAATTAACCGCTGAAGAAGAAACTGTTGAAGAAGCCGAAGATGCTTCTGAAGAAAAACCTGAATTTGTTCTTGCCGACACCATGGAAGGCGTAAGAAAACAAAAAAATGAAAAAGAAGCTGAAATCGCAAAAGCTGCTGATGAAAGGGAAGAGTTCAATAAAATAGCTAGAGAACACCGTAGAATTAGAGATGAGTTAAATGCATCTTTAAAGGAAAACTTAAACAAAGCTATTGAATACAAAAACGAGCGTAATGAAATCAATAAAGATGTTGAAGCTGCTAAAAGAGCTCGTAATGAAGCAAACATCAAAATCAAAAATATTGAATGGAATTCCGGTAAACGCGATAAAGTTAAAATAGAAAATGAAATCAAAAAAATCGACAAGATCATTGAAACTCGCGTTTTAGATATCAAGAAAGAAAATCAGCTTGTTAAAAATGCAAATGATTTAAGAAAACAATTAATGGACATTCATGAAGATGAATCTGTTAAAGCTGAAGCTGATGAATTGAGAAAACTGTCTGAAAAAGAACATGAAAAAGTTATTGAACTTTCAGAAAAAGCTCAAACAGCTCACGAGGAAATGCTTAAATATTTCAGAAAAACAGATGACATCAGAACTGCAGCAGATGAAGCACATAAAAACTTCATTGAAGCACGTAAAAATGCATCCGCTAAACATGAAGAATTTAAAGCTATCTTAAGTGATATTCATGTTATCAACAAAAAATTAGGTTCCAACAAACCTAAACGTAGAAAACCTGATAACAAAGGATCTTCCGGCCCTAATAAAAACCGTGAAGAAAGACAAAGGGCACAGCAAATCTTTGAAAAATTCAAAAAAGGTGGAAAAGTATCTACCGAAGAGATTTTGCTCTTGCAAAAATACAACATAGGTTAA
- the metK gene encoding methionine adenosyltransferase, translating to MSEVYRTFTSESVTQGHPDKVADIISDAILDAYMAQDKYSHVACETCVTTDFCMVFGEITSTADISGDEIEKIIRDTIIEIGYDSPDLEFDGHDCIISNKLHSQSPDINQGVNRGEDEETGAGDQGMMFGYATNETESLMPFPIDLARKLTNKLTELRESGEIPYLRPDGKAQVSVNYDGDGNVVSLDAVVLSTQHDESVSDNQDRLKEDIREKLFKEVIPQELMTEDTKEHINPTGKFEIGGPHGDAGLTGRKIIVDTYGGYARHGGGAFSGKDCTKVDRSACYMARYIAKNIVASGLAEKCEIQLSYAIGVAQPTSVMIDTFGTGADIGDKTMEEIVRENFSLTPDGIIESLHLRDTTYKQTAKKGHFGIEGLPWEETDKVDVLKKYIKN from the coding sequence ATGAGCGAAGTATATAGGACATTTACATCTGAATCAGTAACTCAAGGGCATCCGGATAAAGTTGCTGATATAATTTCTGATGCAATATTGGATGCATATATGGCACAGGATAAATATTCACATGTTGCATGTGAAACTTGCGTAACAACCGACTTTTGTATGGTATTTGGTGAGATTACATCAACTGCTGATATTTCAGGTGATGAAATTGAAAAGATTATAAGAGATACAATCATTGAAATTGGTTATGATAGTCCTGATTTAGAATTTGATGGGCATGATTGTATAATTTCAAATAAACTTCATTCACAGTCTCCAGACATTAACCAAGGTGTAAACAGAGGAGAAGATGAAGAAACTGGTGCTGGAGATCAGGGTATGATGTTTGGCTATGCAACCAATGAAACCGAATCATTAATGCCATTCCCAATTGATCTTGCTCGCAAACTCACAAATAAATTAACAGAACTTAGGGAAAGTGGGGAGATACCATATTTAAGGCCTGATGGTAAGGCACAAGTCTCAGTTAACTATGATGGTGATGGAAATGTTGTTTCACTTGATGCGGTAGTATTGTCAACTCAGCATGACGAGTCTGTTTCAGACAATCAGGACAGACTGAAAGAAGATATTCGTGAGAAACTCTTTAAAGAGGTTATTCCCCAAGAGCTAATGACTGAAGACACTAAAGAACACATTAATCCAACAGGCAAATTTGAAATTGGCGGACCTCATGGTGATGCCGGTTTGACTGGCCGTAAAATCATCGTAGATACTTATGGTGGATATGCAAGACACGGTGGAGGGGCATTTTCAGGAAAAGACTGTACTAAGGTAGATAGGAGTGCATGTTACATGGCAAGATACATTGCTAAAAACATTGTAGCTAGTGGACTTGCTGAAAAATGTGAAATCCAATTGTCTTATGCAATTGGGGTGGCTCAACCAACTTCGGTCATGATAGATACCTTTGGAACCGGTGCAGACATTGGTGATAAGACAATGGAAGAAATTGTACGTGAAAACTTCAGTTTAACTCCAGATGGCATCATCGAATCTCTTCACCTGAGAGACACTACCTACAAACAAACAGCTAAAAAAGGTCATTTTGGTATTGAAGGGCTTCCTTGGGAAGAAACAGATAAAGTTGACGTTTTAAAAAAGTATATTAAGAATTAA
- a CDS encoding 2-C-methyl-D-erythritol 4-phosphate cytidylyltransferase, with protein MIFAAMLAGGIGTRMGLNKPKQFICIGNKPILIHSTETFLKVNEIDKIIISSPKEYINTTKELINKYFPNNPRIVVIQGGKTRNDTILNSINYIKETYNNNHILITHDASRIFVSTGLIKKSIKNVINHDAASPVIPAIDVIFESKEKGKLTDIPQRKNLFHSQTPQSFKIDKFMEIYETLNENEIKQLDEAMMLFFLRNGNVKLFEGESTNFKITRNIDLKIAETYLNKNSL; from the coding sequence ATGATTTTTGCAGCAATGCTCGCTGGAGGTATTGGAACAAGAATGGGATTAAACAAACCAAAGCAATTCATATGCATTGGAAACAAACCAATCCTTATACATTCAACTGAAACATTCCTAAAAGTTAATGAAATTGATAAAATAATAATATCCTCTCCTAAAGAATACATCAATACAACAAAAGAACTAATTAATAAATACTTTCCAAATAATCCGCGAATTGTAGTCATACAAGGAGGTAAAACAAGAAATGACACTATTTTAAATTCAATTAATTATATTAAAGAAACCTACAATAATAATCATATATTAATTACACATGATGCATCTAGGATCTTTGTAAGTACAGGATTAATTAAAAAAAGTATTAAAAATGTAATTAATCATGATGCGGCAAGCCCAGTTATTCCTGCTATCGATGTGATATTTGAAAGTAAAGAAAAAGGAAAATTAACTGATATCCCTCAACGAAAGAATTTATTTCATTCACAAACTCCTCAAAGTTTTAAAATCGATAAATTTATGGAAATTTATGAAACACTAAATGAAAATGAAATAAAGCAATTAGATGAAGCTATGATGTTATTTTTCTTAAGAAATGGAAATGTTAAATTATTTGAAGGAGAATCAACTAACTTTAAGATCACACGAAATATTGATTTGAAAATTGCAGAGACATATCTAAATAAAAATAGTCTATAA
- the cyaB gene encoding class IV adenylate cyclase — MIEVEVKAEINNFKEMEEKLEKLGAEKSKKEFQEDIYFASPIVDFARSDEALRIRSTNNDTFITYKGPKLNDKAKTRKEVEMAIESARKARDILEEIGFKEVRRVRKNRQYYTFENFEISLDDVEGLRPYMEIEIALEGNSDYSEAQDKIFKLFEKLGITEGFERTSYLELLENLNND, encoded by the coding sequence ATGATTGAAGTTGAAGTAAAAGCTGAAATAAATAATTTTAAAGAAATGGAAGAAAAACTAGAAAAACTAGGTGCTGAAAAAAGTAAAAAGGAATTTCAGGAAGACATATACTTTGCAAGCCCAATTGTAGACTTTGCCAGAAGTGATGAAGCCCTAAGAATAAGGTCTACAAACAATGACACTTTCATAACCTATAAAGGCCCAAAACTCAACGATAAAGCAAAAACCAGAAAAGAAGTTGAGATGGCAATAGAAAGTGCAAGAAAAGCCAGAGATATCCTTGAAGAGATTGGTTTTAAAGAAGTAAGGCGCGTTAGGAAAAATCGTCAATACTACACTTTTGAGAACTTTGAAATTTCACTTGATGATGTCGAAGGATTAAGGCCATATATGGAAATAGAAATAGCTTTAGAGGGCAATTCTGACTACAGTGAAGCCCAAGATAAAATTTTCAAACTCTTTGAAAAATTAGGCATCACAGAAGGCTTTGAGAGAACCTCTTATTTGGAACTTTTAGAAAACTTAAATAATGACTAA
- a CDS encoding homocitrate synthase family protein yields MQYFISHYNKECEITFPDDFIIYDTTLRDGEQTPGVCFSLNEKLEIARKLDQLKIHQIEAGFPIVSQSERESVKAIANEGLDAKILALTRTKPEDIDAAIDCDVDGIITFVGTSDIHLDHKMHITRQDAINLCETAVDYAKDHGLYVAFSAEDATRTDIEFLKRIYSKAQECKADRVHIADTTGAITPQGIEYMVRELVKDLDINIALHCHNDFGLAVINSITGVLAGAKGISTTVNGIGERAGNASLEEIIMALKILYGKDLGFKTKYITELSNIVSNASGLPIPYNKPVVGNNVFRHESGIHVDAVIEEPLCYEPYIPELVGQKRQLVLGKHSGCRAVRAKLNECELDVSDDELIEIVKQVKKQREEGKYINDTVFKEIVKNTKR; encoded by the coding sequence TTGCAATATTTTATAAGTCATTATAATAAAGAATGTGAAATTACATTTCCCGACGATTTCATAATTTATGATACAACCTTAAGAGACGGTGAACAAACTCCCGGAGTTTGCTTTAGCCTTAATGAAAAATTGGAAATCGCTAGAAAATTGGATCAATTAAAAATTCATCAAATTGAAGCTGGATTTCCTATTGTTTCACAAAGCGAAAGAGAATCAGTAAAAGCAATAGCCAATGAAGGTCTTGATGCTAAAATTTTGGCCCTGACAAGAACAAAGCCGGAAGATATTGATGCGGCGATTGATTGTGATGTTGACGGAATAATCACATTTGTTGGAACCTCCGACATTCACCTAGACCACAAAATGCACATTACACGTCAAGATGCCATTAACTTATGTGAAACTGCAGTTGATTATGCTAAAGATCATGGATTATATGTTGCATTTTCCGCAGAAGACGCAACCAGAACCGATATTGAATTTTTAAAAAGGATATATTCAAAAGCGCAGGAATGTAAAGCTGACAGAGTTCATATTGCAGACACCACAGGTGCAATAACACCTCAGGGTATCGAGTATATGGTTCGCGAACTTGTAAAAGACCTGGACATCAACATAGCTCTTCACTGCCACAATGACTTTGGCCTTGCAGTCATAAACTCAATTACAGGAGTCTTGGCCGGTGCTAAAGGTATTTCAACAACTGTAAATGGAATTGGTGAGAGAGCAGGCAATGCTTCACTTGAAGAAATAATTATGGCTTTGAAAATCCTTTATGGTAAAGATTTAGGTTTTAAAACAAAATACATTACAGAACTGTCAAATATTGTTTCAAACGCCAGCGGACTTCCGATTCCATACAACAAACCTGTTGTTGGAAACAATGTATTTAGACACGAATCCGGAATCCATGTTGATGCGGTTATTGAAGAGCCGCTATGCTATGAACCTTATATACCTGAGCTTGTTGGACAGAAACGTCAATTAGTGCTCGGCAAACATTCCGGATGTAGAGCTGTAAGAGCTAAATTAAATGAATGTGAACTTGATGTGAGTGATGACGAGTTAATTGAAATTGTAAAACAAGTTAAAAAACAAAGGGAAGAAGGCAAATACATTAACGACACAGTATTCAAGGAAATTGTTAAAAATACTAAAAGATAA
- a CDS encoding LicD family protein, giving the protein MDLSKLYKKLPSKIQESDELLILLMKISKTIRKTNSKSTPNYALNSMFKHNNVKITGSLRHIQQMYLELLRFIDNICGKYDLDYCLIYGTLIGAMRHEGFIPWDDDCDILMMRKDYEKLIEVLPQELKKNEFLKENCALTKLINKEENYFKDMNSIYNKKLGHDDYFNQPHLGKSIFLQIGWLKPMVKLDIFPYDYVKENKIDYYNKSYSAYKFSFRSSLFEKNNFKFNEEFNRIFSKMGLTLNKTDYIGEGIDASEIDDFGWFPTEYIFPLKTIQFENYEFKCPNKPDKLLKLWYGDDYMDIPSNITMHGYQEYNSTLFNSQTEMEMSFKNTIKKLKEINDEIEQNI; this is encoded by the coding sequence ATGGATTTAAGTAAGTTATATAAAAAATTACCCTCAAAAATTCAAGAATCAGATGAATTATTAATATTGCTTATGAAAATTTCTAAAACTATCAGAAAAACTAACTCAAAATCAACACCAAATTATGCATTAAATTCTATGTTTAAACATAATAATGTGAAAATTACAGGATCTCTTCGCCATATCCAACAAATGTATTTAGAATTATTACGATTTATAGATAATATTTGCGGAAAATATGATTTAGACTATTGCTTAATTTATGGAACATTGATTGGAGCTATGCGACATGAGGGTTTTATTCCATGGGATGATGACTGCGATATTTTAATGATGAGAAAAGATTATGAAAAATTAATTGAAGTATTACCTCAAGAATTAAAAAAAAATGAATTTTTAAAAGAAAATTGTGCGCTAACAAAATTAATTAATAAAGAAGAAAATTATTTTAAGGACATGAATTCCATTTATAACAAAAAATTGGGTCATGATGATTATTTCAATCAACCACATTTAGGAAAATCAATATTTTTACAAATTGGTTGGTTAAAACCTATGGTTAAATTAGATATTTTCCCATATGATTATGTCAAAGAAAACAAAATTGATTATTACAATAAAAGTTATAGTGCTTATAAATTTTCATTTAGAAGTTCCTTATTTGAAAAAAATAACTTTAAATTTAATGAAGAATTTAACAGAATCTTCAGTAAAATGGGTTTAACCTTGAATAAAACTGATTATATTGGAGAAGGAATTGATGCTAGCGAAATTGATGATTTTGGATGGTTTCCAACAGAATACATATTTCCCTTGAAAACAATTCAATTTGAAAATTATGAATTCAAATGTCCTAATAAACCAGATAAATTACTTAAATTATGGTATGGTGATGATTATATGGATATCCCCTCAAATATTACAATGCATGGTTATCAAGAATATAATTCCACATTATTTAATTCTCAGACAGAAATGGAAATGTCTTTTAAAAATACTATAAAAAAATTAAAAGAGATTAATGATGAAATAGAACAAAATATTTAA
- a CDS encoding glycosyltransferase: MNDKISIILPIFNVGDHLKGGIDSLINQSIGNENLEIIMVNDCSTDESNMIIDEYDANYDCCHAIHHEKNSGAAYTPRNTGIEACTGDYIMFLDPDDRYTPDAIETLYQAVKVNDAQIAFGRFRRIFEYGGKVQKSYSPYKDEIEKHYPNEVFETENFINVPDFLWDNFVERFLYGKTLEVTYPRDTPLDIIKVDNIEQEPDILKMHPSVWSKIYRRDLIMDNGIRFQPFVSGDDMAFALETFLKAEGIVFLNNFMCYDYYIRDLPNDKSITKTVNVRLLDELMESYIYCRKCTDGFSKEVQNVSVNPHLLHWTYTWKNSPFTKKENKLLLSKVNKLKKIHYTDLKTKCLLSSITTALESKIYTTRE, translated from the coding sequence ATGAATGACAAAATTAGTATTATTTTACCTATTTTTAATGTTGGAGACCATCTCAAAGGTGGAATTGACTCTTTAATTAACCAAAGCATAGGTAATGAAAATTTAGAAATCATAATGGTCAATGATTGCTCAACTGATGAATCTAACATGATAATAGATGAATACGATGCTAACTATGATTGTTGTCATGCCATCCATCATGAAAAAAACAGCGGCGCCGCATATACTCCCCGCAACACCGGTATTGAAGCATGCACCGGAGACTATATAATGTTTCTTGATCCGGACGACAGATACACTCCAGATGCAATTGAAACACTATACCAAGCAGTTAAAGTCAATGATGCCCAAATAGCTTTTGGCCGTTTTAGAAGAATATTCGAATACGGAGGCAAAGTTCAAAAGTCATACTCCCCATATAAAGATGAGATAGAAAAGCACTACCCGAATGAGGTTTTTGAAACTGAAAACTTCATTAATGTTCCGGATTTCCTTTGGGACAATTTTGTTGAGAGATTCCTATATGGCAAAACATTAGAAGTAACATACCCAAGAGACACTCCTCTCGATATTATAAAGGTAGATAATATTGAACAGGAACCGGATATTCTGAAAATGCACCCGTCAGTGTGGAGTAAAATTTATAGAAGGGACTTAATCATGGATAATGGCATTCGTTTCCAGCCATTTGTTTCAGGAGATGACATGGCATTTGCCCTTGAAACGTTCCTTAAAGCTGAAGGAATAGTATTCTTAAATAATTTCATGTGCTATGACTATTATATTCGTGATTTGCCAAATGATAAATCAATTACAAAAACCGTCAATGTCAGATTGCTTGACGAATTGATGGAATCCTATATTTACTGTAGGAAATGTACCGATGGCTTTTCAAAAGAAGTGCAAAACGTTAGCGTGAATCCTCACCTCCTACATTGGACATATACTTGGAAAAACTCTCCGTTTACCAAAAAAGAGAATAAATTACTTTTAAGTAAAGTAAATAAACTTAAAAAGATCCACTATACTGATTTAAAAACTAAATGCCTGTTATCTTCCATTACAACAGCATTAGAAAGTAAAATTTATACCACACGTGAGTAA